A genomic stretch from Bacillus sp. N1-1 includes:
- the dapA gene encoding 4-hydroxy-tetrahydrodipicolinate synthase — protein MNFGKVLTAMVTPFDRKGYVDFAKTEQLINYLINNGTDGLVVAGTTGESPTLSSEEKIALFKHSVKVADGRVPIIAGTGSNNTHASIELTKKAEAVGVDAIMIVAPYYSKPGQKGLYEHFKAIAESTKLPVMIYNIPGRSVVNMTGDTIVELSKISNIVSVKEASGDLDQITDIITRTEESFSVYSGDDGLTLPILSVGGDGVISVASHVLGNEMQQMVSAYESGEVKEAASIHQRILPIMNELFKAPSPSPVKTALQLKGMDVGSVRLPMVPLTAEERSSLAAALNK, from the coding sequence ATGAATTTTGGAAAAGTACTTACGGCAATGGTGACCCCATTTGATCGTAAAGGATACGTTGATTTTGCTAAAACAGAGCAACTCATCAACTATTTAATCAATAATGGAACAGATGGCCTTGTTGTAGCAGGTACCACTGGTGAATCACCAACGCTTTCTTCGGAAGAGAAAATTGCGCTCTTTAAGCATTCGGTGAAAGTAGCAGACGGCAGAGTACCAATTATTGCAGGAACAGGCAGTAACAATACGCATGCGTCTATCGAATTAACGAAAAAAGCAGAAGCTGTAGGTGTCGATGCGATTATGATCGTAGCGCCTTACTATAGCAAACCAGGCCAAAAAGGTCTTTATGAGCATTTTAAAGCGATTGCTGAGTCAACGAAGCTTCCCGTTATGATCTATAACATTCCAGGTCGCTCTGTTGTCAACATGACTGGAGACACGATTGTTGAGCTTTCAAAAATTAGCAACATTGTCTCAGTAAAAGAAGCGAGCGGTGATCTTGATCAAATTACTGACATTATTACCCGCACAGAAGAGTCTTTCTCTGTTTATAGCGGAGACGATGGCTTAACGTTACCGATCTTATCAGTAGGTGGGGATGGCGTCATTTCAGTAGCTTCACATGTTCTTGGCAATGAAATGCAACAAATGGTTTCTGCCTATGAATCTGGTGAGGTGAAAGAAGCGGCATCGATCCATCAACGAATTTTACCAATTATGAATGAACTCTTTAAGGCACCAAGCCCATCTCCTGTAAAAACAGCCCTTCAATTAAAAGGAATGGATGTTGGAAGTGTTCGTTTGCCGATGGTTCCTCTAACAGCAGAAGAACGCTCATCGCTTGCGGCAGCTCTAAATAAGTAA
- a CDS encoding ABC transporter ATP-binding protein has protein sequence MEYVIEMRNIRKEFPGIVANDNITLQLRKGEIHALLGENGAGKSTLMNVLFGLYQPEKGEIHVRGKKVNITDPNVANELGIGMVHQHFMLVEKFTVTENIILGNEPTAKGQVDVKKAAKDVEAISKQYGLSVDPNAKIEDISVGMQQRVEILKTLYRGADILIFDEPTAVLTPQEIKELIAIMKKLISEGKSIILITHKLKEIMEVSDRCTVIRRGVGIGTVDVADTNQDELASMMVGREVNFSIQKKPSEPSNETLEISSLVVEDARKVPAVNGMNLSVRAGEIVGIAGVDGNGQSELIEAITGLRKAKSGSVKLNGKDVTNWKPRRVTESGIGHIPQDRHKHGLVLDFSIGENMVLQTYYKRPFSRNGILNFSTIMDKAKSLIKEYDVRTPSEMTPARALSGGNQQKAIIAREIDRSPNLLIAAQPTRGLDVGAIEFIHSKLVEERDKGKAVLLISFELEEIMNVSDRIAVIYEGKIVAIVKPEETTEQELGLLMAGAKRKKAGETT, from the coding sequence ATGGAATACGTCATTGAAATGAGGAATATCCGTAAAGAATTTCCTGGTATTGTTGCAAACGACAATATTACGCTTCAGCTAAGAAAAGGAGAAATCCATGCCCTTCTTGGAGAAAATGGCGCTGGGAAATCAACTTTAATGAACGTGCTATTTGGCCTCTATCAACCTGAAAAAGGTGAAATACACGTTCGAGGTAAAAAGGTAAATATCACAGATCCTAATGTGGCAAATGAGCTTGGGATTGGGATGGTTCACCAGCACTTTATGCTTGTTGAAAAATTCACAGTTACTGAGAACATTATCTTAGGGAATGAACCGACTGCTAAAGGTCAGGTTGACGTTAAGAAAGCCGCAAAAGATGTTGAGGCGATTTCGAAGCAATATGGTTTGTCGGTAGATCCTAATGCAAAGATTGAAGATATATCCGTAGGGATGCAGCAGCGTGTGGAAATTTTAAAAACGCTTTATCGCGGCGCAGATATTTTGATTTTTGATGAACCAACTGCTGTACTAACTCCACAGGAAATCAAAGAGCTTATAGCGATCATGAAAAAGCTGATTTCAGAAGGGAAATCAATTATTCTGATCACTCATAAATTAAAAGAAATTATGGAAGTAAGCGATCGATGTACCGTTATTCGTCGCGGTGTAGGTATCGGAACAGTGGATGTTGCAGACACGAATCAGGATGAACTAGCATCGATGATGGTCGGACGTGAAGTGAACTTTTCAATTCAGAAAAAACCTTCAGAGCCTTCCAATGAAACACTTGAAATTAGTAGTCTAGTCGTAGAAGATGCGCGAAAAGTTCCTGCTGTGAATGGTATGAACTTATCGGTTCGTGCAGGTGAAATCGTTGGAATAGCAGGTGTCGATGGAAACGGACAGTCTGAGTTAATTGAGGCTATTACAGGCTTACGTAAAGCGAAGTCAGGGAGCGTTAAACTGAATGGAAAAGACGTAACAAACTGGAAGCCGCGACGTGTCACTGAAAGCGGTATAGGACATATTCCCCAGGACAGGCATAAGCACGGGCTTGTTTTAGATTTTTCGATTGGCGAAAATATGGTTCTTCAGACCTATTATAAAAGACCTTTCTCAAGAAATGGCATTTTAAACTTTTCTACTATTATGGATAAAGCTAAATCATTAATTAAAGAGTATGATGTGCGTACCCCAAGTGAGATGACACCTGCAAGGGCCCTTTCTGGTGGTAATCAGCAGAAGGCGATTATTGCGCGTGAAATCGATCGGAGTCCGAATCTATTGATTGCAGCTCAACCAACACGCGGGCTTGATGTTGGGGCGATTGAGTTTATTCACTCGAAACTAGTTGAAGAGCGTGACAAAGGAAAAGCGGTTCTTTTGATTTCCTTTGAACTTGAAGAGATTATGAATGTAAGTGATCGGATCGCCGTGATTTATGAAGGGAAAATTGTTGCCATTGTAAAGCCGGAAGAAACGACAGAGCAAGAGCTAGGTCTCTTAATGGCTGGCGCAAAGCGCAAAAAGGCTGGTGAGACAACATGA
- a CDS encoding YlzJ-like family protein yields MILYTILPNEAVFPPDQSVYEQQKIIEWNGVQLLVERTSLTECRVVQVLSTDPQDYLNDATQPGQMLTLSTSPLK; encoded by the coding sequence ATGATTCTTTATACCATTCTCCCGAACGAAGCGGTTTTCCCACCGGACCAGAGCGTGTATGAGCAACAAAAGATCATCGAATGGAATGGCGTACAGTTACTCGTTGAGAGAACGTCGCTTACCGAGTGTCGCGTCGTTCAGGTGCTGAGCACAGACCCACAAGACTATTTAAATGACGCTACACAGCCGGGACAAATGTTAACGCTATCGACTTCTCCGCTGAAATAG
- a CDS encoding DNA translocase FtsK — MAKRKRKKATKKQAAWQSQVKIEFIGLTVLAFTVLGVLKMGVVGRAIYHMFRFFAGEWYGLIIAGLVLFAGYLIVKRKLPSFWSRRLAGFYLLGTSFLLLSHVGLFETLSREGQWDSPSVIANTYELFRMDVSDPSESSPLGGGMIGALLFAFCYRLFDATGTQLMAFLMILLSFVLITGKSFSDVLGKALDWVKNFVMNTYDEAKSLLSESKNARREKKEQRAALREQESSIEPEETYDVSEVPKNAQEEEAPFEPEIRTFTESAYPTQAEPPVEKEATEGSESNKETADGTPIQSLTVGELENKDYRLPSLSLLQPPKKVSQDNERQQISANARKLEKTFESFGVKAKVMKVHLGPAVTKYEVYPDTGVKVSKIVNLTDDLALALAARDLRIEAPIPGKSAIGIEVPNSEVAMVTLREVLESKEYQSHASKVAIGFGRDISGEAVVSDLSKMPHLLVAGATGSGKSVCINGIIASIMMKAKPHEVKMMMIDPKMVELNVYNGIPHLLAPVVTDPKKASQALKKVVSEMERRYELFSHTGTRNIEGYNNHIKRHNETSEAKQPSLPYIVVIVDELADLMMVASSDVEDAITRLAQMARAAGIHLIIATQRPSVDVITGVIKANIPSRIAFSVSSMTDSRTILDMGGAEKLLGKGDMLFLPVGANKPKRVQGAFLSDEEVEELVDFVIAQQKAQYQEEMIPTDKPEEAQPEVDDDLYDDAVQLITEMQTASVSMLQRRFRIGYTRAARLIDAMEARGIVGPYEGSKPREVLISKEEEAQSS, encoded by the coding sequence ATGGCAAAACGTAAAAGAAAAAAAGCAACGAAGAAACAGGCCGCCTGGCAGTCACAGGTCAAAATTGAATTTATCGGTTTAACCGTTCTGGCGTTTACCGTTTTAGGTGTTTTGAAAATGGGAGTTGTCGGACGAGCCATTTACCATATGTTTCGTTTTTTTGCAGGAGAATGGTATGGCCTTATTATTGCAGGTCTCGTTCTGTTCGCAGGTTATTTAATTGTGAAGCGGAAGCTCCCGTCGTTCTGGTCAAGGAGATTGGCTGGATTTTATTTGCTTGGAACGTCCTTTTTATTGTTAAGTCACGTTGGCTTATTTGAAACGCTGTCTCGTGAAGGGCAGTGGGATAGTCCGTCGGTTATTGCCAATACATATGAACTCTTCCGAATGGATGTTAGCGATCCATCAGAATCTAGCCCGCTCGGCGGGGGCATGATCGGTGCGCTTCTCTTTGCTTTTTGCTACAGACTATTTGACGCAACAGGAACGCAGCTTATGGCGTTTCTAATGATTTTACTTTCTTTCGTTCTCATAACAGGAAAGTCTTTCAGCGATGTGCTCGGAAAAGCGCTCGACTGGGTAAAGAACTTTGTCATGAACACATATGATGAAGCGAAATCTCTTCTGTCTGAAAGCAAGAATGCAAGAAGAGAAAAGAAAGAACAGCGTGCTGCTTTAAGAGAGCAAGAATCGTCGATTGAGCCAGAAGAAACGTATGATGTTTCTGAAGTACCAAAGAATGCTCAAGAAGAAGAAGCACCATTTGAACCTGAAATACGAACCTTTACAGAAAGTGCTTATCCAACGCAAGCCGAACCACCTGTTGAGAAAGAAGCGACAGAAGGAAGCGAGTCGAATAAGGAAACAGCAGATGGTACGCCAATTCAATCGTTAACGGTGGGAGAATTGGAAAACAAGGATTATCGTCTGCCATCTCTTTCATTACTTCAGCCGCCAAAGAAAGTGTCACAGGACAATGAACGTCAGCAAATTTCCGCGAACGCACGTAAATTAGAAAAGACGTTTGAGAGTTTTGGTGTAAAAGCGAAAGTGATGAAAGTTCATTTAGGACCAGCCGTTACTAAATATGAAGTTTACCCCGATACGGGTGTGAAGGTAAGTAAAATTGTGAATTTAACGGATGACCTTGCCCTTGCTCTTGCTGCAAGAGACCTTCGAATTGAAGCGCCGATCCCAGGTAAATCGGCAATCGGAATTGAAGTGCCGAACTCCGAAGTGGCGATGGTGACATTAAGGGAAGTACTTGAATCAAAGGAATACCAGTCTCATGCTTCAAAAGTGGCGATTGGATTTGGTCGCGATATTTCTGGTGAAGCCGTCGTCTCCGATTTATCAAAAATGCCTCACTTACTTGTAGCGGGCGCAACTGGTAGTGGTAAAAGTGTTTGTATTAATGGCATTATTGCAAGCATAATGATGAAAGCAAAACCGCATGAAGTGAAAATGATGATGATTGACCCTAAGATGGTAGAGCTAAATGTCTATAATGGGATCCCCCATCTTTTAGCACCGGTTGTAACGGATCCGAAGAAAGCTTCACAGGCGTTGAAGAAAGTTGTAAGTGAAATGGAACGCCGTTATGAGCTGTTTTCCCATACTGGTACTAGGAATATTGAAGGCTACAACAATCATATTAAGCGCCATAATGAAACGTCAGAAGCGAAGCAACCTTCTTTACCTTACATCGTTGTGATCGTCGATGAGCTAGCAGATTTAATGATGGTGGCTTCTAGTGACGTAGAGGATGCGATTACAAGACTTGCTCAGATGGCGCGTGCAGCGGGCATCCATTTAATTATCGCAACACAGCGACCGTCTGTTGACGTCATCACTGGAGTCATTAAAGCAAATATCCCGTCACGTATTGCATTTAGCGTTTCTTCAATGACGGATTCTCGAACAATTCTCGATATGGGTGGTGCTGAGAAACTTCTAGGAAAAGGGGATATGCTCTTCCTTCCTGTTGGAGCCAATAAACCTAAGCGTGTGCAGGGCGCGTTTTTATCAGATGAAGAAGTAGAAGAGCTTGTTGACTTTGTAATCGCCCAACAAAAAGCGCAGTATCAGGAAGAAATGATTCCTACGGATAAACCTGAAGAGGCACAGCCAGAAGTGGACGATGATTTATATGATGACGCAGTTCAGCTTATTACGGAAATGCAAACGGCATCGGTTTCTATGCTACAAAGAAGATTTCGAATCGGCTATACTCGAGCAGCTAGACTGATTGATGCGATGGAAGCTCGTGGAATCGTTGGACCATATGAAGGCAGTAAGCCTCGTGAAGTACTCATAAGTAAGGAAGAAGAAGCGCAATCTAGCTGA
- a CDS encoding ABC transporter permease, which yields MKLLKGKWASITVPLLSVALGLLVGGIIMLVSGYNPIVAYAALFNGIFSNTYVLGETVRQMTPLILSGLAVAFAFRTGLFNIGVEGQLLVGWLASVYIGLQFEGLSPVVHIPLAIIAAALAGAIWAFVPGFLKAKYQVHEVITTIMMNYVALHVVNAIIRTYLLAPGERTDQINASASLQSPFLESITDFSRLHYGFVVAIIGAIIMWFLLWKTTTGYELRSVGFNKYASEYAGINVQRNIVLSMVISGAFAGAAGAMEGLGTYGYMTVMADFTGVGFDGIAVALLGANGALGVVLASALFGGLKIGALNMQSVAQVPTQLVEIVIAMIIFFVASSYLIHWISNRVSKRGKI from the coding sequence ATGAAGTTATTAAAAGGGAAATGGGCGAGCATTACTGTACCGTTGCTTTCGGTAGCTCTTGGATTACTCGTCGGCGGGATCATTATGCTTGTGAGTGGCTATAATCCCATTGTTGCGTATGCAGCATTGTTTAACGGTATTTTCTCAAACACGTATGTATTAGGTGAAACCGTTCGGCAGATGACTCCGCTCATTTTGTCCGGGTTAGCCGTGGCATTTGCTTTCCGTACAGGTCTTTTTAATATTGGAGTAGAAGGGCAGCTGCTTGTCGGTTGGCTAGCATCTGTTTACATCGGGCTTCAGTTTGAAGGGTTAAGTCCTGTAGTTCATATTCCTCTTGCCATTATTGCAGCAGCATTAGCGGGAGCGATTTGGGCCTTTGTACCTGGATTCTTGAAAGCGAAGTATCAAGTTCATGAAGTTATTACAACGATCATGATGAACTATGTTGCTCTTCATGTCGTTAACGCGATTATTCGTACGTATTTACTCGCTCCTGGTGAGCGAACGGATCAAATTAACGCTTCAGCATCGCTTCAATCGCCGTTCTTAGAATCCATCACCGATTTCTCACGTCTTCACTACGGTTTTGTTGTGGCGATTATTGGAGCGATTATTATGTGGTTCCTTCTATGGAAAACGACGACAGGCTATGAACTACGCTCTGTTGGATTTAACAAATATGCGTCAGAATATGCTGGAATCAATGTGCAACGAAACATCGTTCTCTCCATGGTCATTTCGGGTGCTTTTGCTGGAGCAGCAGGAGCGATGGAGGGGCTTGGAACATACGGTTATATGACCGTTATGGCTGACTTTACTGGCGTTGGATTTGACGGAATCGCAGTTGCGCTTTTAGGTGCAAATGGGGCGCTTGGTGTTGTCCTTGCTTCTGCACTGTTTGGTGGGCTTAAAATTGGTGCGCTTAATATGCAGTCTGTTGCACAGGTGCCAACACAGCTTGTTGAAATCGTGATTGCGATGATTATTTTCTTTGTCGCATCCAGTTACTTGATTCACTGGATCAGCAACAGGGTGAGCAAAAGGGGGAAAATTTAA
- a CDS encoding BMP family ABC transporter substrate-binding protein: MKKKYGFMLSAVLAAGTLLSACGTNEANNESSGGGSSEGESNNFKVAMVTDTGGVDDKSFNQSAWEGLQQFGKDNGLEEDKGYKYVQSTAASDYQPNLSGLIREDYNLIFGIGFLMQQDIQTIATQKPEAQLALVDSVAVNENDEPMENVASITFKEHQGSFLVGVIAGMQSESNKVGFIGGVNSELIKKFESGFKAGVKSVNPDAEIFTQYADDFNAAEKGQQIAATLYDKGADIIYHAAGGTGNGVFTEAKNRAKNGEKVWVIGVDRDQHEEGMPENVTLTSMVKRVDTAVIEVSKQTMDGNFPGGQVTEFGLEEDGIGIAETQENVSEEALQKVEEYKEQIQSGELEVPSTDEEYEDFESSL; this comes from the coding sequence ATGAAGAAGAAGTACGGTTTTATGTTGTCAGCTGTATTAGCTGCTGGTACGCTTTTATCTGCTTGTGGGACAAATGAAGCGAACAATGAAAGTTCAGGCGGCGGGAGCAGTGAAGGTGAAAGCAACAACTTTAAAGTAGCTATGGTAACAGATACTGGCGGTGTAGATGATAAATCATTTAACCAATCTGCTTGGGAAGGTCTTCAGCAGTTTGGTAAAGATAATGGACTTGAGGAAGATAAAGGCTACAAATACGTGCAATCCACTGCAGCAAGTGACTACCAACCAAACCTATCAGGTTTGATTCGTGAAGATTATAACTTGATCTTCGGTATTGGTTTCCTTATGCAGCAAGACATTCAAACGATTGCGACACAAAAGCCTGAAGCGCAGCTAGCACTTGTTGATAGTGTTGCGGTTAATGAGAATGATGAGCCGATGGAAAACGTTGCGAGCATTACATTTAAAGAGCATCAAGGATCATTCCTAGTGGGTGTTATTGCAGGGATGCAGTCTGAATCAAATAAAGTTGGCTTCATTGGTGGAGTTAACTCTGAATTAATTAAAAAGTTTGAAAGTGGATTTAAAGCAGGAGTGAAATCGGTTAATCCGGATGCTGAGATTTTCACACAGTATGCAGATGATTTCAACGCAGCTGAAAAAGGCCAGCAAATTGCGGCAACTCTTTATGATAAAGGTGCGGATATCATTTATCACGCTGCTGGCGGAACAGGGAATGGCGTTTTCACAGAAGCGAAGAACCGTGCGAAAAACGGAGAGAAAGTATGGGTAATCGGTGTTGACCGTGACCAGCATGAAGAAGGTATGCCTGAGAACGTAACGCTTACTTCTATGGTAAAGCGTGTTGATACAGCGGTTATTGAAGTTTCCAAGCAGACAATGGATGGTAACTTCCCTGGAGGACAAGTAACTGAATTTGGTCTTGAAGAAGACGGCATAGGTATTGCTGAAACACAGGAGAACGTTTCTGAAGAAGCACTACAAAAAGTAGAAGAGTATAAAGAGCAAATCCAGAGCGGCGAATTGGAAGTACCAAGCACTGACGAAGAGTACGAAGATTTCGAGAGCTCTCTATAA
- a CDS encoding ABC transporter permease, with protein sequence MDFMQILQLIIPAAIFSAAPLIFTALGGVFSERSGVVNIGLEGLMLMGAFTGALFTILGEQWGMGAASPWFSLVVAIIIGMLFSLLHAVASISFRADQVVSGVALNFLAAGLAIFLVKKIFDAGQTPIIQERIYKTDVPFLSDIPFIGPLFFSSAYYTSYIAVALAFLVWWVLYKTPFGLRLRSVGEHPMAADTMGINVTKMRYVAVMLSGGFAGLGGAVYATSIAGNFSHATISGQGFMALAAMIFGKWHPLGAMGAALFFGLAQSLSITGQQIPGLKEIPEVYLLISPYVLTILALAGLVGRADAPKAIGQPYEKGKR encoded by the coding sequence ATGGATTTCATGCAGATTCTTCAGCTCATTATTCCTGCCGCTATCTTTTCAGCAGCTCCCCTGATTTTCACGGCTCTTGGAGGAGTATTCAGTGAACGGTCAGGCGTTGTAAACATCGGACTTGAAGGGTTAATGTTAATGGGGGCTTTCACAGGCGCACTGTTTACAATCCTTGGCGAACAGTGGGGAATGGGGGCTGCTTCTCCATGGTTTTCACTAGTCGTTGCGATCATTATCGGCATGCTGTTCTCTTTGCTTCATGCAGTGGCAAGTATTTCGTTTCGAGCCGATCAGGTTGTCAGTGGCGTGGCCCTTAACTTCCTTGCGGCTGGTCTTGCCATCTTCCTTGTAAAGAAAATCTTTGATGCAGGGCAAACGCCGATTATTCAAGAACGTATTTATAAAACTGATGTCCCATTTTTGAGCGATATCCCGTTTATTGGACCTTTGTTTTTCTCAAGCGCGTATTATACATCTTATATTGCGGTTGCGCTCGCCTTCCTCGTATGGTGGGTTCTCTATAAAACCCCATTCGGCTTACGACTCCGTTCAGTAGGAGAGCACCCTATGGCGGCAGATACGATGGGGATTAATGTGACGAAAATGCGCTATGTAGCGGTTATGCTAAGTGGTGGATTTGCCGGTCTTGGCGGTGCGGTTTACGCGACGTCAATCGCCGGGAACTTCAGCCATGCAACGATTTCTGGACAGGGCTTTATGGCACTGGCCGCGATGATCTTTGGTAAATGGCACCCGCTCGGTGCAATGGGAGCAGCGTTATTCTTTGGTCTTGCTCAATCGCTAAGTATAACCGGCCAACAAATTCCGGGATTAAAAGAAATTCCAGAAGTTTATCTTCTTATTTCCCCTTACGTGTTAACGATTCTTGCTCTTGCAGGACTTGTTGGACGAGCGGATGCGCCAAAAGCAATTGGTCAGCCGTATGAAAAAGGGAAGCGATAA
- a CDS encoding ClpP family protease: MNSEYRNENPGQEPDKKDDQSKSTLVDKIQQLGQTNVPSMDQSNIHCLTIIGQIEGHVQLPPQNKTTKYEHLIPQIVAIEQNPKIEGVLILLNTVGGDVEAGLAISEMIASLSKPSVSIVLGGGHSIGVPIAVAANHSFVAETATMTIHPVRLTGLVIGVPQTFEYLDKMQERVVSFVTRHSNITEEKFKELMFSRGNLTRDIGTNVVGDDAVSYGLIDEVGAVGPAMKKLNELIEEYKGKQEGDIVQ; this comes from the coding sequence ATGAACAGTGAGTATCGAAATGAAAACCCGGGCCAAGAGCCCGATAAAAAAGATGATCAATCAAAATCAACGCTAGTGGATAAAATTCAGCAGCTTGGGCAAACGAACGTTCCAAGTATGGATCAGTCGAATATTCATTGTTTAACGATCATCGGCCAAATAGAAGGGCATGTGCAGCTACCACCACAAAATAAAACAACGAAGTATGAGCATCTTATACCACAAATTGTTGCGATCGAACAAAATCCCAAAATCGAAGGCGTGTTAATTCTTCTAAATACAGTAGGGGGCGATGTGGAAGCAGGACTCGCCATATCTGAGATGATCGCGTCTCTCTCAAAACCGTCGGTATCCATCGTTCTCGGCGGTGGACATTCGATAGGCGTTCCAATCGCGGTTGCGGCGAACCATTCTTTTGTTGCTGAAACGGCAACAATGACGATTCACCCCGTGCGATTGACCGGCTTAGTGATCGGTGTCCCGCAAACATTTGAGTATTTAGATAAGATGCAAGAGCGTGTTGTAAGTTTTGTTACGAGGCATTCGAATATTACTGAAGAGAAGTTTAAAGAACTAATGTTTTCACGAGGGAATTTGACGAGAGATATTGGAACAAACGTTGTCGGTGATGATGCGGTAAGCTACGGTTTAATTGATGAGGTAGGTGCCGTAGGACCTGCAATGAAAAAGCTAAATGAATTAATTGAAGAATACAAAGGCAAACAAGAGGGTGACATTGTCCAATGA
- a CDS encoding pitrilysin family protein, with amino-acid sequence MAIIPHEKTSCGGLTLHRIQTDKYKTTTVVVQFKARLTKETVTERALLPYVLQSGTENYSSSKAVRTELEKLYGATLGVDLAKKGDFHVMTFRMDFANEKFLSEDEPLFKKALSLLSEVIMNPKTDGSGFDSSIVDKEKRTMKQRIQSIYDDKMRYSNMRLTQEMFPNEAFGLHIYGEKEEVDGVTAQSLYDYYKKVCAEDEIDLYLVGDLEGVNAEEVVKELFPFQERSDRKSETTEKASLDVEEKEILETQEIKQGKLHMGFRSGVGYADDEYFALQVFNGMFGGFSHSKLFRNVREKESLAYYAASRYESHKGLIIVMSGIEFKNFKKTVDIIKEQLTAMREGDFNEEEMKQTKTMIRNQLLETVDDAKGMVELLYHGVVSQKLRTIEEWLDGVEAVTKEDILAVADKVKLDTVYFLKGEEA; translated from the coding sequence ATGGCGATTATCCCTCATGAGAAAACCTCGTGCGGCGGTTTGACGCTACATAGGATCCAGACGGATAAATATAAAACAACGACGGTTGTGGTTCAATTTAAAGCGCGTTTGACGAAGGAGACGGTGACGGAGAGGGCTCTTTTGCCTTATGTGTTGCAAAGCGGTACAGAAAACTATTCTTCTTCGAAAGCGGTTCGTACGGAGCTTGAGAAGCTCTATGGGGCGACGCTTGGTGTGGATCTTGCCAAGAAAGGTGATTTTCATGTGATGACGTTCCGGATGGACTTCGCGAATGAAAAGTTCCTTTCTGAAGATGAGCCTTTGTTTAAGAAAGCCCTTTCTTTACTTTCAGAGGTGATCATGAATCCGAAGACGGATGGATCTGGCTTCGATTCTTCGATTGTTGATAAAGAAAAGCGGACGATGAAACAGCGTATTCAATCGATTTATGATGATAAAATGCGCTATTCAAATATGAGACTAACGCAAGAAATGTTCCCGAATGAAGCTTTTGGCTTGCATATTTACGGAGAAAAAGAAGAAGTGGATGGCGTGACAGCGCAGTCTCTTTATGATTACTATAAAAAAGTTTGTGCAGAAGATGAAATTGATCTTTATTTAGTTGGTGACTTAGAAGGCGTTAATGCTGAAGAAGTTGTAAAAGAGCTTTTCCCGTTTCAAGAACGTAGCGATCGAAAGTCTGAAACAACTGAAAAAGCCTCTCTTGATGTAGAAGAAAAAGAGATCCTTGAAACACAGGAAATCAAGCAAGGGAAGCTGCATATGGGCTTTCGCTCTGGCGTTGGCTATGCGGATGATGAATACTTCGCCCTTCAAGTATTTAATGGCATGTTTGGAGGCTTCTCACACTCCAAGCTTTTCCGGAACGTACGGGAAAAAGAGAGCCTTGCTTATTACGCCGCGTCGCGCTATGAAAGTCATAAAGGCTTAATCATTGTGATGTCAGGCATTGAGTTTAAAAACTTTAAAAAGACGGTTGATATTATTAAAGAGCAGCTTACGGCTATGAGAGAAGGCGACTTCAACGAGGAAGAAATGAAGCAAACAAAAACCATGATTCGCAATCAGCTCCTTGAGACGGTCGATGACGCAAAAGGAATGGTCGAGCTGCTCTATCACGGTGTTGTCTCTCAAAAGTTACGGACAATTGAAGAGTGGCTTGATGGTGTGGAAGCTGTGACAAAAGAAGATATTTTAGCGGTTGCGGATAAGGTTAAGCTTGATACCGTTTATTTCTTAAAAGGCGAGGAGGCTTAA